In Humulus lupulus chromosome 7, drHumLupu1.1, whole genome shotgun sequence, the following are encoded in one genomic region:
- the LOC133792159 gene encoding uncharacterized protein LOC133792159: MDELLEKLYSKLKVDRSLFDLKLEVSFTCNDFSVDLIEITDDEGVSALILDNSKSLRHRVPLCISSIAKNIALLDPSPRASVNMENHNQSYRVVPQTAPGPSVYMGGPSQNESFFPQQISRMMMGMNMSLMSMTIQLPILVMMMKELRVTLDANNHLYPVAFGIVDSENHDSWKYFMSNLKETIGQVEDLAFVSDRRASITHALETIFLDAYHGACYHHIGMNVIAEFKTDHCHVLMYNAAYAFRKSEFHAHFEKIKSKDPAIAQYLEGMGFDKWSRAYFPGNRYNIMTRNYAESFNNKTWDARSFPKTTFIEFIRFTLQSWFCDRRETSEKTTITLTPTYEKYLVEMAEKARFLIPYEIVRHEFHVFDGELNGEVDLLNKTCTCGVFQLIGIPYVHALSGSLKRGMKFYLLCLSYYKIETWRSSYT; encoded by the exons ATGGATG AATTATTGgagaagttgtattcaaagttgaaaGTGGATAGGTCATTGTTTGACTTAAAGTTGGAAGTGTCATTTACATGCAATGATTTTAGTGTAGATCTCATTGAAATCACAGATGATGAAGGAGTTAGTGCTCTTATTCTTGACAATTCAAAGTCCTTAAGACATCGGGTTCCTTTATGCATTAGTTCGATTGCAAAGAACATTGCTCTtcttgatccatctcctagagcgagTGTTAATATGGAAAATCATAATCAATCCTATAGGGTTGTTCCACAAACAGCTCCTGGGCCAAGTGTATACATGGGAGGTCCTAGTCAAAATGAAAGTTTTTTCCCCCAACAAATCTCCCGCATGATGATGGGTATGAATATGAgccttatgtcaatgacgatccAATTGCCCattttggtgatgatgatgaaagagttGAGAG TCACACTGGATGCAAATAACCATCTATATCCAGTTGCATTTGGTATTGTGGATAGTGAGAATCATGATTCAtggaagtatttcatgtcaaATCTAAAGGAAACGATTGGGCAAGTTGAGGACCTTGCATTTGTATCTGATAGGCGTGCAAGTATTACACATGCCTTGGAAACTATTTTCCTCGATGCCTATCACGGTGCTTGCTACCACCACATTGGTATGAATGTGATTGCTGAATTCAAGACTGATCATTGTCATGTGTTGATGTATAATGCGGCATATGCTTTTAGGAAATCCGAGTTCCACGCTCACTtcgaaaaaatcaaatcaaaagatCCAGCTATTGCTCAATACCTAGAAGGCATGGGTTTTGATAAGTGGTcccgtgcttactttcctggaaatag GTATAATATAATGACAAGAAATTACGCGGAAAGTTTCAATAATAAGACCTGGGACGCTAGGAGCTTTCCGAAAACTACATTCATCGAATTTATTCGCTTCACACTGCAGTCTTGGTTCTGTGATAGGAGAGAAACTAGCGAGAAGACAACTATAACTCTCACACCAACCTATGAGAAATATTTGGTGGAGATGGCTGAGAAAGCTCGATTCTTGATCCCTTATGAAATAGTGAGGCATGAGTTCCATGTGTTTGATGGTGAGCTGAATGGTGAAGTCGACCTTCTAAATAAGACATGCACATGTGGTGTGTTTCAGCTTATTGGTATCCCATATGTTCATGCACTATCTGGATCTCTTAAGCGAGGGATGAAATTTTATTTGCTGTGTTTAAGTTACTATAAAATTGAGACATGGAGATCCTCTTACACATAA